Proteins found in one Chaetodon auriga isolate fChaAug3 chromosome 12, fChaAug3.hap1, whole genome shotgun sequence genomic segment:
- the sppl2 gene encoding signal peptide peptidase-like 2 — protein MRVPETLIWAAFLIQKVVGEYGMAHFSDKGKSKGKDYCIFFNSQWARLPQDLNKASRLQIYDLTTSVLCSPSEVPEGGFPNRIPMVMRGNCTFYEKVRLAQINGAKGLLIVSKDRLTPPAGNKTQYEEIDIPVALLSYSDMLDISKTFGKGRLVAMYAPNEPVLDYNMVIIFLMAVGTVAIGGYWAGSRDSKKRYMKHKRDDGAEKQDEETVDVTPIMICVFVVMCCSMLVLLYFFYDRLAIWVIAIFCVASSVGLHSCLWPFVRRLPFCKCRVPENNLPYLHKRPQIRMLLLSAFCIGVSVTWMVFRNEDQWAWVLQDALGIAFCLYMLKTVRLPTFKACTLLLTVLFVYDVFFVFITPFLTNSGESIMVEVAAGPSDSSTHEKLPMVLKVPRLNSSPLALCDRPFSLLGFGDILVPGLLVAYCHRFDILTQSSRIYFVACTIAYGIGLLITFVALAVMQMGQPALLYLVPCTLLTSLAVALWRRELPQFWTGSGFVPAIALAPINCTQTAAPQIEGPSTKPEPQTTEATNQSEDSPQHPPQETPPAEKEEEGNKSD, from the exons ATGAGGGTCCCTGAAACACTGATTTGGGCCGCTTTTCTCATCCAGAAG GTGGTGGGAGAGTACGGCATGGCCCATTTCAGTGACAAGGGCAAGAGCAAAGGGAAGGATTACTGCATTTTCTTCAACTCCCAGTGGGCACGTCTACCTCAGGACCTCAATAAGGCA TCACGTCTTCAGATCTACGACCTGACAACGTCGGTACTGTGCTCGCCCTCTGAGGTCCCAGAGGGAGGCTTCCCAAATCGCATTCCCATGGTGATGAGAGGCAACTGCACTTTCTATGAAAAAGTCCGACTGGCCCAGATTAATGGCGCCAAGGGCCTCCTCATTGTCAGCAAGGACAGACTG ACACCACCAGCAGGAAACAAGACTCAGTATGAGGAGATCGATATTCCTGTCGCACTGCTCAGCTACTCTGATATGCTGGACATCAGCAAG ACCTTTGGCAAAGGTAGACTGGTTGCCATGTACGCACCCAATGAGCCGGTGTTGGACTACAACATGGTGATCATCTTTTTGATGGCAGTGGGAACAGTCGCCATTGGAGGTTACTGGGCcggcagcagagacagcaagaA ACGCTACATGAAGCACAAGCGGGACGACGGCGCGGAGAAGCAGGACGAGGAGACGGTCGACGTCACCCCCATCATGATCTGCGTGTTCGTGGTCATGTGCTGCAGCATGCTGGTGCTACTCTACTTTTTCTATGACCGCCTGG CCATTTGGGTCATAGCCATCTTCTGTGTGGCGTCCTCTGTCGGCCTCCACAGCTGTCTGTGGCCTTTTGTCAGGAGACTCCCTTTCTGCAAGTGCAG GGTCCCAGAGAACAACTTGCCATACTTGCACAAACGGCCGCAGATCcgcatgctgctgctgtcggcCTTCTGCATTGGTGTCAGCGTCACCTGGATGGTGTTTCGCAACGAAGACCA GTGGGCGTGGGTGTTACAGGACGCTCTGGGGATCGCCTTCTGTCTCTACATGCTCAAAACAGTCAGACTCCCCACATTTAAG gcttGCACCTTACTACTGACAGTCCTTTTTGTCTACGACGTCTTCTTCGTATTTATTACACCCTTCTTAACAAAC AGCGGGGAAAGTATAATGGTGGAGGTTGCGGCTGGTCCCTCGGACTCCTCCACACATGAAAAG CTTCCCATGGTGCTCAAAGTGCCACGGTTAAACTCCTCTCCCCTGGCTCTCTGTGACCGGCCCTTCTCCCTCCTGGGCTTCGGCGATATCTTGGTACCAG GTCTGCTGGTGGCGTACTGTCACAGGTTTGACATTCTAACACAATCCTCCAGGATCTACTTTGTGGCCTGTACGATCG CGTACGGCATCGGCCTGCTGATCACCTTCGTGGCGCTGGCCGTGATGCAGATGGGTCAGCCGGCCTTGCTCTACCTGGTGCCTTGCACTCTGCTCACCAGCCTCGCTGTAGCGCTGTGGCGCAGGGAACTGCCCCAGTTCTGGACTGGAAGTGGATTTGTG CCTGCCATAGCGCTCGCTCCCATCAACTGTACACAAACTGCAGCGCCGCAGATAGAGGGGCCCTCGACGAAACCGGAGCCACAAACCACAGAAGCCACCAATCAGAGCGAAGACTCACCCCAGCACCCACCTCAGGAAACGCCCCCCgctgagaaagaggaggagggaaacaaaTCTGACTGA